A genomic region of Zea mays cultivar B73 chromosome 6, Zm-B73-REFERENCE-NAM-5.0, whole genome shotgun sequence contains the following coding sequences:
- the LOC100274433 gene encoding uncharacterized protein LOC100274433: MADTGRDAFPDEAEPAFTLDEYMEDIEAVELEADLVLGGDEGKECTYAGGYLKRQAVFSCLTCVPDGVAGVCTACSLACHDGHEIVELWTKRKFRCDCGNSKFGGHLCKLCPEKDYENSANTYNHNFKGSYCTCGRPYPDPEAKEQVEMIQCSICEDWFHGDHIGLNSIEEIPRDEEGEPLYEELICHKCSSVCHFLKLYPDTIWASGKPNLAVETDASDSNVMKKPSGHADPEKHENGALVDNTVGEKTSVENDSTKAIAVPEEANLGSSSGNNCKLGVDVNTMPAITDKSEPFFMSKGWRETLCRCETCFNFYAQRGIAYLIDKEDSIEEYEKIAKQKREMKLEQQQGAETNFLNSLNHVQKIEMISGINDMKNEFQSFLESFDASKPVTSDDIHSFFENLAKKKKQRLS, from the exons ATGGCCGACACGGGGCGCGACGCCTTCCCTGACGAGGCGGAGCCCGCGTTCACCCTCGACGAGTACATGGAGGACATCGAGGCCGTGGAGCTG GAGGCGGATTTGGTGCTGGGCGGGGACGAGGGCAAGGAGTGCACCTACGCCGGCGGATACCTCAAGCGCCAGGCCGTCTTCTCCTGCCTCACCTGCGTGCCGGATGGAGTCGCCGGGGTCTGTACCGCCTGCAGCCTCGCCTGCCACGACGGGCATGAG attgttgaactttggACAAAGCGGAAGTTTCGTTGTGATTGTGGCAACTCAAAGTTTGGTGGTCACCTTTGCAAACTCTGCCCTGAGAAAGATTATGAGAATTCAGCAAATACTTATAACCATAACTTCAAAGGTTCCTATTGCACATGTGGGCGGCCTTATCCTGACCCAGAAGCTAAGGAGCAAGTTGAAATGATACAATGCTCTATATGTGAGGACTGGTTTCATGGGGATCATATTGGTCTTAACTCTATTGAAGAG ATACCAAGAGATGAGGAAGGGGAGCCACTCTATGAGGAATTGATATGCCACAAATGCTCATCTGTCTGCCATTTCTTGAAATTGTATCCAGATACAATTTGGGCTTCTGGTAAGCCAAATCTGGCAGTGGAAACTGATGCAAGTGACTCGAATGTGATGAAAAAACCTTCAGGGCATGCTGACCCTGAGAAACATGAAAATGGTGCTCTTGTTGATAATACGGTTGGCGAGAAGACCTCTGTTGAGAATGATTCTACAAAAGCTATTGCAGTTCCTGAGGAGGCCAATTTGGGTAGCAGTTCTGGCAACAACTGCAAGTTAGGAGTGGATGTGAATACAATGCCAGCTATTACAGATAAAAGTGAGCCTTTTTTCATGTCTAAAGGTTGGAGGGAGACACTATGCAGGTGTGAAACATGCTTCAACTTCTATGCACAACGAGGTATTGCATATCTTATTGACAAGGAGGATTCTATTGAGGAATACGAGAAGATTGCCAAGCAGAAGAGGGAGATGAAACTGGAGCAGCAGCAAGGAGCTGAGACAAATTTTCTGAATTCACTTAATCATGTTCAGAAGATAGAGATGATAAGTGGCATCAATGACATGAAGAATGAGTTTCAGTCCTTTCTG GAGTCCTTCGATGCATCAAAACCGGTAACATCTGATGATATACATTCATTCTTCGAGAATCTTGCTAAGAAGAAGAAACAGAGGTTATCTTAG